One window of the Deltaproteobacteria bacterium genome contains the following:
- a CDS encoding DUF4445 domain-containing protein encodes MPYEKISENSGWVRRVNLVPPGPGDNTADFERMAAVLAEGFDKRPVTCGLHALHGLSQTLRDCGFSAKAVLFPNGAGIELVAVLPPDDPEPALGLAVDLGTTRIVMSLIDLETGLELAETSFDNPQTEAGPDVLARVHYAESPEGSERLQGLVTEAISAQATELARKAGSDSSRIFCAALAGNTVMTHLFLGLNPKNLIREPYIPVVNRPGTFKAADLGLDLAANARVFVFPNVGSYFGGDLVSGILATGIHESKRPVMMADVGTNAEVIVGCADWMVGCAGAAGPALEGGVSKMGSTAAPGAIEYVDFAPLTGELAYKTIGGLPPTGICGSGVIDLAAALFLTGRIDLRGKFAPDACGENLVEEDGLPAYRLVPAHESATGRALCFTQPDVDSLTRSKAAMYTILVTIMRTVGLPFSDLESFLVAGTFGSNIRPVSAIAIGMIPDLPLSVYKAVGNTSLKGAALVLSSPKAMSRVNEVARKITYIELNVNQEFMNRFSAAKFYPHTDLTRFPSVSARLSR; translated from the coding sequence ATGCCTTACGAAAAAATATCTGAAAACAGCGGCTGGGTCCGCCGGGTGAACCTTGTCCCGCCCGGCCCCGGCGACAACACCGCCGACTTTGAAAGAATGGCGGCGGTCCTTGCCGAAGGGTTCGACAAAAGGCCCGTAACCTGCGGACTTCACGCCCTTCATGGGCTTTCGCAGACGCTCAGGGATTGCGGATTCTCGGCAAAGGCCGTCCTTTTCCCGAACGGAGCAGGAATAGAGCTTGTGGCCGTTCTGCCGCCCGACGATCCCGAACCGGCCCTTGGGCTTGCGGTGGACCTCGGCACCACCCGCATCGTCATGAGCCTCATCGACCTTGAAACGGGCCTGGAACTGGCCGAAACCTCCTTCGACAATCCCCAGACAGAGGCCGGACCGGACGTTCTGGCAAGGGTCCATTACGCGGAAAGCCCGGAGGGATCGGAGCGCCTGCAAGGCCTGGTTACGGAGGCCATAAGCGCGCAGGCGACGGAACTGGCCCGAAAGGCGGGAAGCGATTCAAGCCGCATCTTTTGCGCGGCCCTGGCGGGCAACACCGTGATGACCCACCTTTTTTTGGGGCTTAATCCCAAAAACCTCATCAGGGAGCCCTACATACCGGTGGTGAACAGGCCCGGAACGTTCAAGGCCGCCGACCTTGGGCTCGATCTTGCGGCCAACGCCCGCGTTTTCGTGTTCCCCAACGTGGGAAGCTATTTCGGGGGCGACCTTGTTTCGGGGATTCTCGCCACCGGCATCCACGAGTCGAAAAGGCCCGTGATGATGGCCGACGTAGGCACCAACGCAGAGGTCATAGTGGGATGCGCCGACTGGATGGTGGGCTGCGCCGGGGCCGCAGGCCCCGCCCTTGAGGGCGGGGTGTCCAAAATGGGCTCGACGGCAGCTCCCGGAGCCATCGAATACGTGGATTTCGCCCCCCTGACCGGGGAACTCGCGTACAAGACCATAGGCGGCCTTCCGCCCACCGGCATTTGCGGGTCCGGGGTGATCGATCTTGCAGCCGCCCTTTTTCTCACCGGGCGCATAGACCTTCGGGGCAAGTTCGCGCCCGACGCCTGCGGGGAAAACCTGGTGGAAGAGGACGGGCTGCCCGCCTATCGTTTAGTTCCGGCGCACGAATCAGCCACGGGCCGCGCCCTGTGCTTCACCCAGCCGGACGTGGACAGCCTCACCCGCAGCAAGGCGGCCATGTACACGATTCTTGTCACCATCATGCGCACCGTGGGCCTTCCGTTTTCCGACCTGGAGTCCTTCCTGGTGGCCGGAACCTTCGGAAGCAACATCAGGCCCGTTTCGGCCATCGCCATAGGCATGATCCCGGACCTTCCCCTTTCGGTGTACAAGGCTGTGGGAAACACCAGCCTTAAGGGCGCGGCCCTGGTGCTTTCATCCCCTAAGGCCATGAGCCGGGTGAACGAGGTGGCCCGAAAAATCACCTACATCGAGCTTAACGTGAACCAGGAATTCATGAACCGTTTCTCGGCGGCCAAGTTCTA